In Cervus elaphus chromosome 24, mCerEla1.1, whole genome shotgun sequence, a single genomic region encodes these proteins:
- the LOC122682690 gene encoding LOW QUALITY PROTEIN: cathelicidin-4-like (The sequence of the model RefSeq protein was modified relative to this genomic sequence to represent the inferred CDS: substituted 1 base at 1 genomic stop codon): METQRASVSLGRWSLWLLLLGLVLPSSSAQALSFREAVLRAVDQLNERSSEGNLYRLLELDPPPSDDEDLGTXKPVSFTVKETVCPRTTQQSSEQCDFKENGLVKQCVGTVTLDPSNDQFDLNCNELQSVRRHWRRPRIRRPGLFFPIIRG, from the exons ATGGAGACCCAGAGGGCCAGCGTCTCCCTGGGACGGTGGTCACTGTGGCTATTGCTGCTAGGACTAGTGCTACCCTCGTCCAGCGCCCAGGCCCTCAGCTTCAGGGAGGCCGTGCTTCGTGCTGTGGATCAGCTCAATGAGAGGTCCTCAGAAGGTAATCTCTACCGCCTCCTGGAGCTAGACCCACCTCCCAGTGAC GATGAAGATCTGGGCACTTGAAAGCCTGTGAGCTTCACGGTGAAGGAGACTGTGTGCCCCAGGACAACTCAGCAGTCCTCGGAGCAGTGTGACTTCAAGGAGAATGGG CTGGTGAAACAGTGTGTGGGGACAGTCACCCTGGACCCGTCCAATGACCAATTTGACCTGAACTGTAATGAG CTCCAGAGTGTCAGGAGACACTGGCGACGGCCAAGAATCCGACGACCCGGGCTTTTCTTTCCCATAATCCGAGGTTGA